In one Mucilaginibacter ginsenosidivorax genomic region, the following are encoded:
- a CDS encoding YciI family protein, translating into MKKFIFSIAAIAALSFNCFAQKTTKPVYDAALAKKLGADKYGMKKYVLAFLKEGPTRLTDSAARMQLQMAHLKNISKLADEGKLVVAGPFLDDQPVKGIFIFNVETIEEAKKLTETDPAIKAGSLIMELHPFYCSAALMEVVKIHHTLESTSFSD; encoded by the coding sequence ATGAAAAAGTTTATCTTTTCAATAGCAGCAATTGCTGCATTAAGTTTTAACTGCTTTGCTCAAAAAACAACAAAGCCTGTTTACGATGCCGCGCTTGCCAAAAAGCTGGGTGCCGATAAATATGGGATGAAAAAGTATGTACTGGCTTTTTTAAAGGAAGGGCCTACCCGCCTTACAGATTCGGCAGCGCGTATGCAATTGCAAATGGCGCACTTAAAAAACATCTCAAAACTGGCCGATGAGGGCAAATTGGTTGTTGCCGGCCCGTTTTTAGATGACCAGCCGGTTAAAGGTATTTTTATTTTCAATGTAGAAACCATTGAGGAAGCAAAAAAACTTACCGAAACCGACCCTGCTATAAAAGCAGGTTCGTTAATAATGGAATTGCACCCATTTTATTGTTCGGCCGCATTAATGGAAGTGGTGAAAATTCACCACACACTTGAGAGCACAAGTTTTTCTGATTAA
- a CDS encoding eCIS core domain-containing protein has translation MHENTSIANQSQINQGAGDSKVASAPAFHGSDTDVNDRYPIQLKLSLGAVNDPLEHEADAMADKVMRMPETSFIQQKASGSCNDYDDEHVRLKPLANQITPFIQAKGDGVGVVSDSVSNKIKSSMGGGSTMDTGTRSFMENRFGTNFSDVKIHNNAESEQLNRSLNAKAFTVSNNIYFNSGQYAPESDSGKHLLAHELTHVVQQKGNKNSINRKVDTYRTSGITGPDVNALADRKYWINTVGEKYKTTQSPRMAADAEEQNAVLSAAWSNQPATLTAETQIILSIPATNRAVGSKSLLYKATYRPKNPQVPDDKDKLNLIFWGEGISNDAAGLVPARYTVKNHSLEYDNLPDDYFDNFPDAKKQILYWIETTGALSINSVLTIDITVKGKNQSPRFLITGKKDTNGIFDGKFTYLGDSVVNATVNSGYASKDYGDFEVEKAQSSKDYKLGTVDVSALPADEKFSVKHAVTLYADKKSNNAEIDAIVPIAKTSKKVLYTFRFLDKTHNVEIERIGEVAKDINFQTVSIQNAAGFADNNADASTLKAWLGKRYKAITVTGTTTADIIKDADKQLQTKIATAGWFKLNYDIEVLSAADGGTRWQNVHHWTADQINGMKEFTPTELEQVEIALQTQSLPLITALQGIKLTRQDEERLADGSPSHGDTAGFTRSDGKARTINIYDRSSLASNILFVGSKTGAFDAGIEILTHEMGHAFSFEQAGVETAFNKFVKAKKISPVTAYAGSSINTESFPEAYALYHLDPQWMSANIPDLYTWFNTLSQTGKAP, from the coding sequence ATGCACGAAAATACTTCAATAGCTAATCAGTCTCAAATTAACCAGGGTGCAGGGGATAGTAAAGTAGCGTCAGCGCCGGCTTTCCATGGTTCAGACACTGATGTGAATGATAGATATCCTATCCAGCTAAAGCTTTCGTTAGGTGCTGTCAATGATCCGCTGGAGCATGAAGCTGATGCTATGGCCGATAAAGTAATGCGAATGCCAGAAACTTCATTTATTCAGCAGAAAGCATCCGGCTCTTGTAATGATTATGATGATGAGCATGTTCGCCTTAAGCCATTGGCAAATCAAATTACGCCATTTATACAGGCTAAAGGAGATGGCGTTGGCGTTGTGAGCGACTCCGTCTCGAACAAAATAAAATCGAGCATGGGCGGAGGAAGTACAATGGACACCGGCACCCGCAGTTTTATGGAAAATCGGTTTGGAACGAATTTTAGCGACGTAAAAATTCATAACAACGCCGAATCGGAACAACTAAACAGATCTTTAAATGCAAAAGCATTTACCGTTAGCAATAATATCTATTTTAACAGCGGCCAGTATGCGCCGGAATCGGACAGCGGCAAACACTTGCTGGCGCACGAATTAACGCATGTTGTACAGCAAAAAGGTAATAAGAATAGTATTAACAGAAAAGTTGACACCTACAGAACCAGTGGCATAACCGGCCCGGATGTGAATGCCCTTGCGGATAGAAAATATTGGATTAATACTGTTGGCGAAAAATATAAAACAACCCAGTCTCCGCGAATGGCCGCAGATGCCGAAGAGCAAAACGCGGTACTAAGCGCAGCATGGTCAAATCAACCGGCAACACTTACGGCAGAAACACAAATAATACTGTCAATACCTGCAACAAACAGAGCTGTAGGTTCAAAAAGCCTGCTATATAAGGCAACTTATAGGCCTAAAAACCCGCAAGTGCCCGACGACAAGGACAAACTAAACCTGATTTTTTGGGGTGAAGGAATTTCAAATGATGCCGCAGGTTTAGTACCAGCAAGATACACTGTAAAAAACCATAGTTTGGAATACGACAATCTCCCTGACGATTATTTTGACAATTTTCCGGATGCAAAAAAACAAATCCTTTACTGGATTGAAACAACAGGAGCTTTAAGCATTAACAGCGTATTAACCATCGATATTACCGTAAAAGGTAAAAACCAATCGCCCCGTTTTTTGATAACCGGTAAAAAAGACACAAATGGAATATTTGATGGAAAATTTACTTACCTGGGCGATAGTGTTGTAAATGCAACCGTTAATAGCGGATATGCCAGCAAAGATTATGGTGATTTTGAGGTAGAAAAAGCCCAAAGTAGTAAGGATTATAAGTTAGGTACAGTGGATGTTTCGGCCTTACCAGCCGATGAAAAATTCTCGGTAAAACATGCCGTAACCTTATACGCCGATAAAAAATCAAACAATGCCGAAATTGATGCAATTGTGCCTATTGCTAAAACTTCAAAAAAGGTACTTTATACCTTCAGGTTTCTGGATAAAACCCATAATGTAGAAATTGAGCGGATTGGTGAAGTGGCCAAGGATATCAATTTTCAAACTGTATCTATTCAAAACGCAGCCGGGTTTGCCGATAACAATGCTGATGCGAGCACATTAAAAGCATGGCTTGGTAAAAGATACAAAGCCATTACTGTAACAGGTACCACCACCGCCGATATCATCAAAGACGCTGATAAACAACTACAAACAAAAATAGCAACTGCAGGCTGGTTTAAACTTAATTATGACATAGAGGTGCTTAGTGCTGCCGACGGCGGCACCAGGTGGCAAAACGTGCACCACTGGACGGCTGACCAGATAAACGGCATGAAAGAATTTACACCGACCGAGTTAGAACAGGTAGAAATTGCCTTGCAAACCCAAAGCCTGCCATTAATAACCGCATTACAGGGCATAAAGCTAACCCGGCAGGATGAGGAAAGGTTGGCCGATGGCAGCCCGTCACACGGCGACACTGCCGGCTTTACCCGATCTGATGGCAAAGCCCGTACTATAAATATTTATGACAGGTCTAGTTTGGCATCTAATATTCTATTTGTAGGCTCAAAAACTGGTGCGTTTGATGCCGGGATCGAAATTTTAACGCATGAAATGGGACACGCTTTTAGTTTTGAGCAAGCCGGTGTGGAAACCGCGTTTAACAAATTTGTAAAAGCAAAAAAAATCAGCCCGGTTACAGCCTACGCCGGTAGTAGTATAAATACAGAATCTTTTCCAGAAGCCTACGCTCTATATCATTTAGACCCGCAATGGATGAGTGCAAACATTCCGGATTTATATACATGGTTTAATACGCTAAGCCAAACCGGCAAAGCACCTTAA
- a CDS encoding contractile injection system tape measure protein: MTHVVNRLQFEVVCSDEELSLNLRQNFAQTVQQEIAQIIDEVCSESVGEHESIKIDRIELDMGSFSRHTFGTDFRTVFRQKLRAELAKQLAAIPQQSRQISQLLSDTEMLFYFLSNGSLPWFADEGTINLDKIFSNVALNHADVLKSFFEHVKSNGNIWKRLAWQFNASSKDVVISLSAELKKAQETFLNWVTQIVNKLTARGSFTVDFAGTDIQKEFSDINDVIIKNAPAIFTYSGSIDVLHQAFQSQIQEVFKANQALADAAAVELSVITGISQPEPGILAEAKQSAQNDPVITSASNGSAADDVQKYSVKYAGIVLLAPFLKPFFTQLDLLNGREWKNTESTFRAVHLLKFLATGQKKVPEYALVFEKILCGLPADMPVPLDIILTDEEIAESESLLKAVISHWNILKNTSTDGLRESFMKRDGLLTRKENGWLLQVERKTLDVLLDSIPWGFSTISLVWTRDLIFVEW; this comes from the coding sequence ATGACACATGTAGTTAACCGGCTGCAATTTGAGGTAGTATGTTCTGATGAAGAGCTATCGCTAAACCTGCGTCAAAATTTTGCGCAGACGGTTCAGCAGGAGATAGCACAGATTATTGACGAAGTATGTTCTGAAAGTGTGGGAGAGCATGAATCGATAAAAATTGACAGGATAGAGCTGGACATGGGTTCTTTCAGCCGGCATACATTCGGAACTGATTTCAGAACTGTATTTCGCCAAAAATTGCGGGCCGAATTGGCCAAACAGCTGGCAGCCATCCCCCAGCAAAGCAGGCAGATTTCGCAATTACTGTCGGATACCGAAATGCTTTTTTATTTCCTGTCCAACGGCTCCCTGCCCTGGTTTGCCGACGAGGGCACCATCAACCTCGACAAAATATTTAGCAACGTGGCACTTAATCACGCCGATGTGCTGAAAAGCTTTTTTGAGCATGTAAAATCAAACGGAAATATATGGAAGAGGCTGGCCTGGCAATTTAATGCATCATCAAAAGACGTAGTTATAAGTTTATCAGCAGAACTTAAAAAGGCACAAGAGACTTTTTTAAACTGGGTAACACAAATTGTAAATAAGTTAACTGCTCGCGGCAGCTTCACAGTTGATTTTGCCGGTACAGATATACAAAAGGAATTTAGTGATATAAATGATGTCATCATCAAAAATGCACCGGCTATATTTACTTACAGTGGCAGTATTGATGTTTTGCATCAGGCCTTTCAATCGCAGATACAAGAAGTTTTTAAAGCAAACCAGGCCCTTGCAGATGCGGCTGCGGTCGAACTATCGGTTATTACCGGCATTAGCCAGCCCGAGCCCGGAATTTTGGCAGAGGCTAAACAGTCTGCACAAAACGATCCGGTAATAACATCCGCTTCAAATGGGTCAGCGGCGGATGATGTCCAAAAATATTCGGTTAAATACGCTGGTATTGTATTGCTTGCTCCTTTTTTAAAGCCATTTTTTACGCAACTTGATTTGCTGAATGGCAGGGAATGGAAGAACACAGAATCAACATTCAGGGCGGTACACCTGTTGAAGTTTTTGGCGACCGGGCAAAAAAAAGTGCCTGAATACGCTCTTGTCTTCGAAAAAATACTATGCGGTTTACCGGCAGATATGCCCGTGCCCCTGGATATAATTTTAACCGATGAGGAGATAGCCGAATCGGAGTCACTTTTAAAGGCGGTAATCAGCCACTGGAATATACTCAAAAACACGAGTACTGATGGCCTGCGCGAAAGTTTTATGAAACGCGATGGACTACTGACCCGAAAGGAAAATGGCTGGCTTTTACAGGTAGAAAGAAAAACGCTTGATGTATTGCTGGACAGTATTCCCTGGGGCTTTTCGACCATAAGTTTAGTATGGACCCGCGATTTGATTTTTGTTGAATGGTAA
- a CDS encoding eCIS core domain-containing protein, with translation MHESVSIANQTQNSPTAAANEALPAIDQQPDPETQLIDRFPIQLKLSVGAPNDPLEYEADAIADKVMRMPDMPFVQNKLTNDGYNNYDGGHIHLKPIPPVVPFDYHKSTSIGPDEDDYEHLQLKPLASQITPYIQTKGDTGGVASDAVSNRIKSSMGGGSSMSGDTKSFMESRFGTDFSDVKIHTGTEAAQLSQSLNARAFTVSNNIYFNNGQYQPDNDSGKHLLAHELTHTIQQGSSVKRKSFIQRATAVVTPTPPTKGKIAKAVPKSRKATPAKPIDTKNELLYVPDIQVPTFKMDVIPVDTNNYGFKKTTRSDTHITKWNNAAITGGKFRKNFKDKVEKEVPAEKTAKVFFMKPKKEADGLITGDMSQIRESITRPFWDKDGNKVKDGYDVDHKVELQLGGMDDLPNLWLLEAATNRSSGSKINDEINEKVSAQYALVSDNKVEPTPEELKNIRNNYTITAGTLSGGMTTDGNRLGWELSQIKDGEHLDGLAFISKDDEGRKNLAKSDTLSLILSQRFGVTKNFDWNPTNPPVAINKSVGFIKKNGTSLNLRTITYNHKDPATIMSEGSDGKAEISALEGNVFVTKELNTTLDIEKVPGLYGGRLNISQAKQAISKEIKARALSPIIIDELDINDTAGLVGSGRIITDVPLIKGSAIKLTLDEGGLKISKTFSSGEIKLPPPFKVSDTSLEIYASTDGIGIKGEANFEITKLGKGKLTAKADSAGTFALAGSFDFDSKTFDPARVEVNYLNGELSIKGEIGIPEGKIKGLKSAHITVGYASNSLTADGSAEFNIKGIKQNKVTISYEKDLLVIAGDFELDNSIPGVKSGGGSLKVTRGGDGKYHISARGHAEPDIPKINPKLSISYDDGALTMEGQADYNADRLSGTVTVGATNRTLNADGEPTGAPGDHFNVYGTGLLTVKITEWLQGTAKIKLTPNKEIEVVGRLEVPKPVNFFDRKSIKKPLFHPPEVQIPIFAIPLGNKSIGLVGVIKGGLDFDAGIGPGQLRDVFAEIKYNPSRPDDTTFKAGAQIVIPADAGITMSAYMGLGVSVAIASVSGGIKISGRLGLDGEARAKAEVSWSPKNGFALDGLGEIEVHPQFTFTIDALILASLDLYVTSYDHEFKKELKSFTFGPNMQAKVAMPVHYKQGEEFKISKDDIQVTYPPIDIPEMAKGLGDKAKEAIFGK, from the coding sequence ATGCACGAATCCGTTTCCATAGCTAATCAAACCCAGAACAGCCCAACAGCTGCGGCTAACGAAGCTTTGCCTGCAATTGACCAGCAACCTGATCCGGAAACACAGCTGATAGACAGGTTCCCTATTCAGTTGAAACTTTCTGTTGGGGCGCCGAATGACCCGTTGGAGTATGAAGCAGATGCGATAGCCGATAAGGTAATGCGTATGCCCGACATGCCCTTTGTTCAAAATAAATTGACTAATGATGGCTACAACAATTATGATGGCGGGCACATACACCTAAAGCCAATACCACCTGTTGTGCCGTTTGATTACCATAAATCAACATCAATTGGTCCCGATGAAGACGATTATGAGCACTTGCAGCTTAAACCATTAGCCAGCCAGATTACGCCCTATATCCAAACCAAAGGCGATACAGGCGGCGTAGCAAGTGACGCTGTTTCTAACCGCATAAAATCAAGTATGGGCGGTGGCAGTTCAATGTCGGGCGATACCAAAAGCTTCATGGAGAGCCGGTTTGGTACGGATTTCAGCGACGTAAAAATCCATACCGGGACCGAAGCAGCACAGTTAAGCCAATCACTAAACGCACGGGCATTTACCGTAAGCAATAATATATATTTTAACAACGGCCAGTACCAGCCCGATAACGATTCTGGCAAACATTTACTGGCGCATGAACTTACGCATACCATACAACAGGGAAGCAGTGTAAAAAGGAAGAGTTTCATTCAGCGGGCAACCGCGGTGGTAACCCCCACACCGCCAACAAAGGGTAAGATAGCTAAAGCGGTTCCAAAATCAAGGAAAGCAACACCCGCAAAGCCAATTGATACCAAAAATGAATTATTGTATGTTCCAGATATCCAGGTGCCTACTTTTAAAATGGATGTGATACCCGTAGATACCAATAATTACGGGTTCAAAAAAACTACTCGGTCTGATACCCACATCACAAAGTGGAACAACGCGGCGATAACCGGCGGCAAGTTTAGAAAAAACTTTAAAGACAAAGTGGAGAAGGAGGTACCTGCCGAAAAAACGGCAAAAGTCTTCTTTATGAAACCCAAAAAGGAGGCTGATGGTCTCATAACAGGTGATATGTCCCAAATAAGGGAGAGCATCACCAGGCCGTTCTGGGATAAAGATGGCAACAAAGTAAAAGATGGTTATGATGTAGATCACAAAGTTGAATTGCAACTGGGTGGGATGGATGACCTGCCTAACTTATGGCTGCTGGAGGCAGCAACAAATCGATCGTCAGGTTCAAAAATCAATGATGAGATAAATGAAAAAGTGAGCGCCCAATACGCGTTGGTGTCGGATAATAAAGTTGAGCCGACACCCGAGGAGTTAAAGAATATAAGAAATAATTACACCATAACTGCCGGTACGTTAAGCGGTGGCATGACAACTGATGGAAATAGACTGGGCTGGGAGCTCTCGCAGATAAAAGACGGCGAGCACCTTGACGGGCTGGCGTTTATTTCGAAGGATGACGAAGGCAGAAAAAACCTTGCAAAAAGCGATACGCTCAGCCTCATCCTCAGTCAAAGATTTGGGGTAACTAAAAATTTCGACTGGAATCCTACAAACCCACCTGTAGCCATCAATAAAAGCGTGGGCTTCATCAAAAAAAATGGCACCAGTTTAAATCTCAGGACCATCACTTATAACCATAAGGACCCGGCAACCATAATGAGTGAGGGGTCGGATGGTAAAGCCGAAATCTCTGCGCTTGAAGGCAACGTATTTGTAACAAAGGAATTAAATACTACGCTCGATATCGAAAAAGTTCCAGGTTTGTATGGTGGCCGGCTAAACATAAGCCAGGCAAAACAAGCCATTTCAAAGGAGATTAAGGCAAGAGCCTTAAGCCCGATTATTATCGATGAATTAGATATTAACGATACCGCGGGCCTGGTCGGATCGGGTAGAATTATTACTGACGTTCCCCTTATTAAAGGTTCAGCAATTAAACTAACGCTTGATGAAGGTGGGCTTAAAATCAGCAAAACATTCAGTTCAGGCGAAATTAAACTTCCCCCACCTTTTAAAGTGTCTGATACATCGTTGGAAATATATGCATCAACAGATGGTATTGGCATTAAAGGCGAGGCCAATTTTGAAATAACAAAACTTGGAAAAGGAAAGCTAACAGCAAAAGCCGATTCGGCAGGAACATTTGCCCTCGCCGGTTCGTTCGACTTCGACTCAAAAACTTTTGATCCGGCACGGGTTGAGGTTAACTATCTGAATGGTGAATTATCAATTAAGGGCGAAATTGGTATTCCCGAAGGTAAAATAAAAGGCTTAAAATCAGCCCATATAACAGTTGGATATGCCAGCAATAGCCTGACCGCAGATGGCAGCGCCGAATTTAATATTAAAGGTATTAAGCAAAATAAAGTAACCATAAGTTATGAAAAAGACTTATTGGTAATTGCGGGCGATTTTGAGCTTGATAACAGTATCCCGGGGGTAAAAAGCGGCGGTGGTAGTCTGAAGGTTACCCGTGGCGGCGATGGCAAATATCATATATCTGCCAGGGGCCACGCCGAACCCGATATACCAAAAATTAACCCCAAACTCAGCATTAGTTATGACGATGGAGCCCTTACGATGGAGGGACAAGCCGATTATAACGCCGACAGGCTGTCGGGTACGGTTACCGTGGGCGCAACAAACCGCACACTAAATGCCGATGGAGAGCCAACCGGTGCGCCAGGGGATCATTTTAATGTTTATGGCACCGGCTTGCTTACTGTAAAGATAACTGAATGGTTACAGGGAACCGCTAAAATAAAACTAACGCCTAATAAAGAAATTGAGGTAGTTGGCCGCCTGGAAGTACCTAAGCCCGTTAACTTTTTCGACAGGAAATCAATTAAGAAGCCTCTTTTTCATCCACCTGAAGTACAGATACCCATATTTGCCATACCCTTGGGTAATAAAAGCATCGGCTTAGTTGGCGTAATTAAAGGAGGGCTTGATTTCGACGCGGGGATTGGTCCAGGCCAACTGCGGGATGTTTTTGCCGAGATCAAATACAATCCTTCACGGCCAGACGATACAACCTTTAAAGCCGGGGCACAGATTGTTATTCCTGCTGATGCCGGTATTACCATGAGCGCCTATATGGGCTTAGGGGTTAGCGTGGCCATTGCCAGCGTTTCTGGCGGCATTAAAATCAGTGGCAGGTTGGGGCTTGATGGAGAAGCACGGGCGAAGGCCGAAGTGAGTTGGTCGCCAAAGAACGGTTTTGCGCTCGACGGATTAGGCGAAATAGAGGTTCATCCCCAATTTACATTTACGATAGATGCTTTAATACTGGCGTCATTGGATTTGTACGTGACCAGCTATGATCATGAATTCAAAAAAGAACTTAAATCATTCACTTTTGGCCCCAATATGCAGGCCAAGGTAGCTATGCCTGTTCATTACAAGCAAGGCGAGGAGTTTAAAATTTCAAAAGACGATATCCAGGTAACGTACCCGCCAATTGATATACCAGAAATGGCCAAAGGACTGGGCGACAAGGCGAAAGAAGCAATATTTGGCAAATAA
- a CDS encoding ATP-binding protein — MAKTKKNIEQTPAEAEQAKPEVSMLNRNADTLTREITWFANVVNKRLQEFFPNNKAGEGSQEPITGVGYILTDAPVPDLTNDHSVYADFVNYYKLNTDERLLLILALIPYVQPNFLDPFFSVNKALGRGYTEFGGVKGSRHSGFIPTIETAMFLLAGNDLAHRFKLSRLFETDHVLLAHNILQLDQGSSSEPFYSSTVTVTDEYVDFFTSGNLRKPQFSPDFPAKRLTTGMEWSDLVVDEYTMQQLDEIRIWLQYGSILQTEWGMNKKLKPGYKALFHGSPGTGKTLTAMLLGKLFGLDVYRIDLSMVVSKYIGETEKNLEKVFKKAENKNWILFFDEADSLFSKRTSISDSNDKYANQEVAYLLQRLEDYPGLVILASNMRNNVDEAFTRRLNSIIHFQKPQSRERHMIWKNAFSKVCTPPDENHLEQIAKQHELSGGAIMNVVHYSSLMALNRGDKIIAVDDILQGIKKEFKKEGKTI, encoded by the coding sequence ATGGCGAAGACAAAAAAAAATATTGAGCAAACACCTGCTGAAGCCGAACAGGCAAAGCCCGAAGTAAGCATGCTTAACCGTAACGCCGACACGCTTACGCGCGAAATTACCTGGTTTGCAAATGTGGTTAACAAACGGCTGCAGGAATTTTTTCCAAACAACAAAGCCGGCGAGGGTTCGCAAGAACCTATTACCGGCGTAGGATATATTTTAACCGATGCTCCGGTCCCTGATCTTACTAACGATCACTCCGTTTATGCCGATTTTGTAAACTACTATAAATTAAATACCGATGAAAGGTTGCTGTTGATATTGGCGCTTATCCCGTATGTGCAGCCCAATTTTTTGGACCCTTTTTTTTCGGTGAACAAAGCGCTGGGACGTGGTTATACCGAATTTGGCGGCGTAAAAGGCAGCCGCCACAGCGGCTTTATACCTACCATTGAAACAGCCATGTTTTTATTGGCCGGGAATGACCTGGCGCATCGGTTTAAACTAAGCCGTTTGTTTGAGACTGATCACGTTTTGCTGGCCCATAATATATTACAACTGGACCAGGGGAGCAGCTCCGAACCTTTTTATAGCAGCACAGTAACCGTTACCGACGAATATGTTGATTTTTTTACATCGGGCAATTTGCGTAAACCCCAGTTTAGCCCCGATTTTCCGGCAAAAAGATTGACAACAGGGATGGAATGGAGCGATCTGGTAGTTGATGAGTACACCATGCAGCAGTTGGACGAAATACGCATCTGGCTTCAATATGGATCAATCCTGCAAACCGAGTGGGGAATGAACAAAAAACTGAAACCTGGTTACAAAGCGTTGTTTCATGGCTCGCCCGGTACAGGAAAAACGCTAACAGCGATGCTTTTAGGTAAGTTATTTGGTTTGGATGTGTATCGGATTGACCTATCGATGGTGGTATCAAAATACATTGGTGAAACAGAAAAAAACCTGGAGAAGGTTTTCAAAAAAGCCGAAAATAAAAACTGGATACTGTTTTTTGATGAGGCCGATTCGCTATTTAGTAAAAGAACATCGATATCCGACTCGAACGACAAATACGCCAACCAGGAAGTAGCCTACCTTTTACAGCGGCTGGAGGACTATCCGGGCCTGGTGATATTAGCCAGCAATATGCGCAACAACGTAGATGAAGCTTTTACCCGCCGCTTAAATTCAATTATTCATTTTCAGAAGCCGCAAAGCCGCGAAAGACACATGATCTGGAAAAACGCCTTCAGTAAGGTATGCACACCACCTGATGAAAATCATTTGGAGCAAATAGCAAAGCAGCATGAACTTTCAGGCGGGGCCATCATGAATGTTGTTCATTACTCATCATTGATGGCTTTAAACAGGGGAGATAAAATAATTGCTGTTGACGATATTTTGCAGGGAATAAAAAAGGAATTCAAAAAAGAGGGAAAAACTATTTGA
- a CDS encoding eCIS core domain-containing protein — MKRYRQRSLGGNRAITSSGVANIQRKLAVGETSDPMEYQADDMADKVMRMPVRPLVQRNAGDKNDENIKRKPLTGQITPFIQAKGDAGGVAGPAVTNGIQATQGGGKPMDGSTKSFMESRFGNDFSNVRIHTGDYAAQMSKELNAHAFTVGNDIYFNSGKYAPDASGGKHLLAHELTHVVQQSGSIGRKVQRQPGEKGQEPVKQTADKTVAQTDKKPDAQPEHKPEKTPEQDTPITMKDKVRAWLDSRNFDIPAAAEKDIKSKEDARVHYKTRLWTVENVADDVLIQLNLTQKDKAEVLKEVKDYYEEKKNEAEGKNWSLVAQLLYTPQYTLATNQPGGSPAQHSTQLSIGGNRRYHLAGTQGFEMTYQGSLSLFNFGTGTKSTAADIFQNLMFAVQPQYVWNLGKDFHIPHTDQWANVQASIFAQLAAGVGSNWTDEGATRKVYLGFLVQPAAGGQVNLNISWFQVILNGQLVGSFLSPTYQPKSEWTKSLGVQAGVGVGGQF; from the coding sequence ATGAAACGGTACAGGCAAAGGTCATTAGGCGGCAATCGAGCAATCACATCTTCCGGTGTGGCAAATATACAGCGTAAACTTGCAGTTGGTGAAACAAGCGATCCAATGGAGTACCAGGCTGATGATATGGCTGATAAAGTGATGCGCATGCCCGTAAGGCCGTTGGTTCAGCGTAATGCCGGAGATAAGAATGATGAAAACATCAAGCGCAAGCCATTAACTGGTCAAATCACGCCGTTTATCCAGGCAAAAGGCGATGCCGGCGGCGTTGCCGGCCCCGCCGTTACAAACGGTATTCAGGCCACCCAGGGCGGCGGTAAACCAATGGACGGCAGCACCAAAAGTTTTATGGAAAGTCGTTTTGGGAATGATTTTTCAAATGTCAGGATCCATACCGGCGATTACGCTGCACAAATGTCAAAGGAGCTAAACGCCCACGCATTTACTGTTGGCAATGATATTTACTTTAACTCCGGAAAGTATGCACCGGACGCTTCGGGCGGAAAGCATTTGCTGGCGCATGAACTAACACATGTGGTGCAACAATCCGGCTCGATAGGCCGAAAGGTACAGCGGCAGCCCGGTGAAAAAGGGCAGGAACCCGTAAAACAGACGGCAGATAAAACAGTAGCGCAAACCGATAAAAAGCCTGATGCCCAGCCGGAACACAAACCGGAAAAAACACCGGAGCAGGATACACCGATTACGATGAAAGATAAAGTTCGGGCCTGGCTTGACTCGCGTAATTTTGATATCCCAGCTGCGGCAGAAAAAGATATAAAATCTAAAGAAGATGCGAGGGTTCACTATAAAACCCGGCTCTGGACCGTTGAGAATGTTGCCGACGATGTGTTGATCCAACTGAACCTGACCCAAAAAGATAAAGCAGAAGTATTGAAAGAAGTAAAGGACTATTATGAAGAGAAGAAGAATGAAGCCGAGGGAAAAAACTGGAGTTTGGTAGCACAGCTGCTTTATACACCTCAATATACTTTGGCAACAAACCAGCCCGGCGGATCGCCGGCACAGCACAGCACTCAATTGTCAATCGGCGGAAATCGCCGCTATCACCTGGCTGGTACACAGGGTTTTGAAATGACCTACCAGGGCAGCTTATCTCTTTTTAATTTTGGTACCGGAACAAAAAGTACCGCTGCCGACATATTCCAAAATTTAATGTTTGCAGTTCAACCACAGTATGTATGGAATTTGGGAAAAGATTTTCATATACCTCATACCGATCAATGGGCAAATGTGCAGGCAAGTATTTTTGCCCAGCTTGCTGCGGGTGTGGGCAGTAATTGGACTGATGAGGGAGCAACGCGTAAGGTGTATCTGGGCTTCCTGGTACAACCCGCCGCTGGCGGTCAGGTAAATCTGAATATCTCGTGGTTCCAGGTAATCCTCAATGGACAGCTTGTGGGTTCGTTTCTATCGCCAACGTATCAACCTAAGTCAGAATGGACAAAATCACTCGGTGTCCAGGCAGGAGTGGGCGTAGGCGGTCAATTTTAA